The Streptococcus equi subsp. equi nucleotide sequence GGCCTTAGACCTGTTTTGGCCATGCCTAAGGCCATGCCCTTTCTTGCCTTACATCAATATTGGCTGCTCTTAATCTTAGGCCTTGTGCTTGGCTGTCTGGGCTTTCTTTATGAAGAGGTCATTTTACATTTTCATAGGGTTTATGATTTTCTTGGAAAGAGCTTGCGCCTAGCGCCGCATTTTCATGGGCTGATTGTTGTTGCTATTATCCTGCTGATTGGCTATTATTTGCCACAGCTATTGGGCGGAGGTCATGGTTTGATTATGTCCTTGTCAGAGCAAAAGCTACCACTGTTGACTGTTCTTGCTTACTTCTTTATTCGATTTTTAGGGAGTATGTTTAGCTATGGCAGTGGCCTGCCTGGAGGAATTTTTTTGCCTATTCTAACCTTAGGTGCCTTGTCCGGAACTATTTTTGGATTGATTCTTCAGCAAATAGGACTGTTAGATCGCCAGATGATTCCTCTCTTTTTAGTATTGGGAATGGCAGGCTACTTTGCTGCTGTATCAAAGGCACCCTTGACAGGAATGATCTTAGTGACTGAAATGGTAGGGGATCTGAAGCCCTTAATGGCCATTGCTGTTGTGACCTTCGTGGCCTACTTGGTGATGGATTTGTTAAATGGTCAGCCTATCTATGAAGCAATGCTAGAGAAAATGGCTATCAAACACCCAACAGATCTAGTGGAGCCGACCCTGATCGAATTACCTGTAAGTGAGAAAATTGCAGGCAGATATGTCCGAGACCTGAAGCTACCTAAAAACGTTTTAATTACAACGCAGCTCCACCATAAGAAATCACAGGTCGTCTCAGGTGATACGCTATTGATTTCAGGTGCTACGATCTTTTTGGTGGTCAATGAAGCTGATACAGGCTTTGTTCGAGAGGTCTTGATGTAGAGCAAGGTCGGTTAAGCAGTCAGCAGTAGCTGTGCTACCGATCAAAGAAGCAGATCAGTGCTTTTTCTCATCTGATGAAAGGTATTGATTTGCTTTTTTTGTGTTATTAAACCTTTGTTAGCAAGAGCCATAGCCTTAGCAGTCGTATCTGATGAATACCTGCTGTCTTTTTGTTATACTTAAGTATCAATCAAAGGAGCTTTATATGCTAGAAGTTATTTCAAAAGAGCTGCGCCATTACCAAAAGAATAAGCTTGCCGCCTATCAAAAAAGAACCAAGGCATAGAAGCTGGTGGAATTGTTTTTGCTGGCGATTCGTTAATCGAATTTTTCCCGTTGAAAAAATATTTCAAACAGGTCTCAACCATTTATAATCGCGGAATTGCAGGGATAGACAGTCAGTGGTTGCTAGAGCATATTGACAGTCATGTGAATGATCTGGAGCCCAGTCATGTGTTTATCCTGATTGGCTGTAATGATATTGGGCTTGGCTTTGATCAATCGCATATCGTATCGACCATTGTTGATCTTATTAGTCGTATTCGCAGTCAGTCTATTTATACTAGGATTAGCCTTCTGTCCTTATTGCCGGTTTCTGAAAATCCCGCCTATCAGGCGACTGTCAAGCTAAGGACAAATAGGGCTATTGATGAGATTAATCAAGCATTAGCAATGATACCAGCGATTGAATTTATTGATCTTAACGCCTGCTTAAAGGACGAGACTGGTGGCTTAGCAGCTGCTTATACGGTAGATGGCATTCATCTTAATGCCCTTGGCTATGAACACTTAGCTCAAGCTATTAGTCCCTATCTATGAAAGGTAAAGGCTGGAGCTGCTAATTTGTAAGGGATCTTTAAAAAACAAGCACTGATGAATCATCATTGAAACCCTTCAGAGTGCCGATAGGCTGCACAATCAAAGAAGCATTAGGTTTGTCTATGACGCCCTTGTGTTAAGCTGGCTTTTAGGTTTATACTGCGAGAAAATCAGTCATTGGGCTGGGAGTCTCAAAGCTTAGCTGTGGTAATTAAATGCGAGCTCCTGCTAGCTTGTGCTGATCAAGCAGTATAGCAAGGAGGGACTGAACTTTTAGTCTCAGATAATATTAGACTTTTTATCCTATATTAAACGATTTAGTGTATAATAAACAGGAAGGAGTTAAAATGAAATTTGAAAAAAAACAAGTCTTTTATGTTGTGCTTGCCTTTGTGCTTTGTTATGCTATTCAAGCTAATTGGGATAATGGGGCTAATATTGTCACAACCGTTTATAAGACAAGCCTGCCCTTTCTTTATGGAGCAGCAGTCGCCTATATTGTTAATATTGTCATGAGTGCCTATGAAAGAGCTTATACTTATACCCTAAAACCCTTTCCTTTTGCCATGAAGGCTAGAAGAGGGCTCTGTATGCTTTTGGCATATTTTACCTTTATCAGCTTGATCGTATGGATTATTTCTATTGTAATCCCTGATTTGATTGCAAGCATTAGCTCGTTAACGCAATTTGATACAAGAGCTATCAAGGAGGTCATCAGTGATTTAGGTCACAATAAGCTGATTGCACGTGCCATTAATTACATTGGTGGAGATGCTAAGCTGACAGAAACAATTACCAATTATAGCCAGCAGCTGCTCAAGCAATTTATAGGTGTTCTAACCGGTATTTTGACATCGGTTACAGCAGTTGCCTCAGCCATTATCAATGTGGTTATCAGCTTTGTCTTTTCCCTGTATGTGCTTGCTAGCAAGGAAGAGCTTTGTCAGCAGGCAACTACCTTAATTGACACCTATACTGGTAAATACGCAAAGGCCATTCATTATTTAGTGGGTTTGCTGCATAGTCGTTTTCGTGGCTTCTTTGTGAGTCAGACGCTTGAAGCAATGATTTTAGGCTCCTTGACTGCCATTGGCATGTTTATCCTGCAATTACCCTTTGCAGGAACTATTGGAGTCTTGGTTGCTTTTACTGCCTTGATCCCTGTTGTTGGTGCTTCAATCGGTGCTGCGATAGGCTTTGTTTTGATTATGACTCAGTCAATGTCGCAGGCAGTCGTCTTTATTGTCTTTCTTGTTATACTACAGCAAATCGAGGGGAATTTTATTTATCCCAGAGTGGTTGGTGGGTCTATCGGGTTACCAGCTATGTGGGTCTTAATGGCAATCACCATTGGTGCTGCTCTCAAAGGCATTGTTGGTATGATCGTTGCAGTGCCATTAGCGGCAACGCTTTATCAAGTGGTAAAGGATCACATTCATAAAAAGCAGGCCTTACAAAATCGTCAGTCCAGCTAATTAACAGCATCAGATCAAGGAAAACGTCTATTACAAGACCGATTTCTTGGTCTTTTATGCTGTCTGATTGACTGCGTATGGCCTTATTTTTATGCTGTGGTAATGAAAAAAGCCGTCTTATTTATCGAATATCATTAGTGGAGGTAATAAGATGTATTCCATCAAAACTGATCATAAATTAATGCCTAGAGAGCGTTTGATTCGACTGGGTCCAGAAAAGCTAAGCAATCAAGAGCAACTAGCGATCCTACTTAGGACAGGTAACAAGGAAAAGCATGTCTTAGAGTTGTCTGCTTATTTATTGTCAAGCTTAGATAGTCTAGCTGACTTGAAGAAATTTTCTTTACAAGAACTACAGCGCTTATCCGGGATAGGAAAGGTCAAGGCTATTGAGATTAAGGCCATGCTGGAGCTGGCAGACCGTATTCAGATAGCGGGACAAGCAGTAGCAGATCCTGTCTTATCTAGTGCTCAGGTGGCTGAAAAGATGATGATTGAATTAGGAGACAAGCAGCAGGAGCATTTAGTCGCTATTTATCTCGATAGTCAAAATAAAATCATTGAAGAAAAGACGATATTTATAGGAACCGTCAGAAAATCAATTGCAGAGCCTAGAGAAATTCTTTATTATGCGTGTAAAAATATGGCGACTAGCCTTATTGTTGTTCACAATCATCCCTCAGGCCTGACCAAGCCAAGCGCAAATGACTATCACTTCACAGAAAAAATAAAACGATCATGTGATTATTTAGGACTTATCTGCCTAGATCACATTATCGTTAGTAAGTATGACTACTATAGCTTTCGGGAAAAATCAGATTTATTTTGAGTTAGAAACTATGGATAAACCAATCAAAGAGCCTTAGGTCTTCTTCTCTAATAGCCTGAAGCAGCTCTGGGTGCCACTGGACACCGAGAAAGGGAATATCAGGATTGCAGGAGATAACAGCCTCGATGGTGCCATCGTTAGGATCCCTTGCAATCACTCTTAAGTCCTCTGCGACCTGCTTTAGGCTCTGGTGGTGAAATGAATTAATCAGCGCTCTTGGACCATAGATAGGGTACAAAGGTGAAGTCTTTTCGATCACTATCTCCTGTGATAAACAGTCAGAGGCAGTCTTTTGCCAATGGCCCTCAATGTGCTGGTTTAGACTGCCACCTAGAGCAACATTTATTAACTGCATACCGCGACAAATCCCTAAAATTGGTTTTTTCTGCGCTAGGGCTTCTTTAATGATGGCTAGCTCAAAGATGTCACGCTGGGGTGAAAAATCACCATCAAGTGCAGCTCTTTTTCATGATAATATTTAGGATCAACATGCTGACCACCAATAAGAATGATTTTATCAACCATTGCGACATAGGATTTGGCAGCCGCCTCATCCCCAATCGGAAGAAGTAAGGGTAGGCCACCAGATCTTGTCACAGCCTCGATGAAGCTTGTTGGAGCATAGGAGCAAGGCAGGTTATCTAGAGCCTTGGTCCCCCTTTGGTTAGCAGTTATCCCAATAATTGTTTTAGACACGACCTTCTCCATTAATCAAGATGATTTTGGTTCATAAAGTATAGCAAGGTTTGCAACTCGCTGGTCAAATCAACAGATTGGACGATCACACCTTTTGGAACCTGTAAGTGAAGTGGAGCAAAGCTTAAAATACCGCGAATGCCAGCTTCAATCAGTTGATCTGCAACCTCTTGAGCATAGATGCTTGGGACTGTTAGAATAGCCGTTTCAATGCCTGAATTATCCAGGTGCTCCTTAATGGTAGAAATGCCATAAATAGGAATATCATCAGGCGTTTTGGTGCCGACCATAGGATTATCATCAGTGTCAAATCCCATAACAATCTGCATTTTGTTTCGATCGTGGAAGCGGTAGTGAAGAAGTGCACGACCAATATTGCCGCAGCCAACTAAAATCACATGCGTTGTTGAGTGATCATTTAGCAAATCTGCAAAAAAATTCATTAATTTTGTGACATCATAGCCAAATCCACGTCGGCCTAATTCACCAAAGTAAGAAAAATCACGTCGAACAGTTGCAGAATCAATTCCCATAGCATCAGCAATCTGTTTTGAGCTTGCCTTTTCAACCTGATCAGCATAAAAGCGTTTAAAAATACGATAATAGAGTGATAAGCGTTTTGCAGTCGCTTTTGGAATAGATTTATCAATAACCACTTTTGTAGCTCCTTCTATTGTTATTTTAATGTTATCTATCACCATTGTAGCAGATAGATTGTGAAATATGCAACTATTTGACCATTCTTTTTGTGTTTTTCGTTATAAAATGACTTGACAGCACAAGCATTGGTATTTTTCAAACCCAGTCACCTCGAGTATAAAAAAGCAGACAATGAAGCACTTGCCCTTTAGGTCAGCTGCGATGGCTGGGCTTGTCTTGTTAAAGGCAAATGTACTGTCATTGTCTGATATTTCTCTGAGATTAGAAGAGCTCTTGTGTGCTTAGCATTCTTTTTTAATGAAAATATCACGCTCAACAAGGCTATCCATTAAAAAGTAAAACTTGTCCTGTAGTATGCTATGCTCTTCAGATTTAAAAATGTTCACCAGTCTTAGACCGGATTGGTCTGTTATAGCTAGCTTAAAGCCATCTAAATCTTTATTAATCGTAATTTTTAAAGGGAAGCCCTCACCCGAATTAGGGACTTTTTCCAGTAGTCGTGTTAACTGATAGTGACCAATCTTGGTCTGACTAAAGGTTGTGTCTCTTAGGGTGTATTTTTTAATCTTTGGGCTAATCCTGTAGCTGTATTTGCAGTCTTTAAGGGCAATTTCTTTTTCAAATGCCATATGATCCTCCTAAAATATTTTTGAGCTGGGTTGCTAGTGCGATAACGTCTTTTTGAGTATTTTGCTCTGAAAAGCTAACTCGAATAGCTTCTGTGAGACGATGGGACTGCTTGCCGAAATAAGCTGCCAAAACGTGACTTGGCTCAACAGCACCAGCTGTACAAGCAGAGCCTGACGACACAGCAAAGCCTGCTAAATCAAGCTGAGTCAGTAATACATGATTTTGGTAACCAGGAAAGCCGATATTAATGATATAGGGAAGATGACACTCATTATGATTGAGCTGATAAGAAATACCTTCTAATTCACTAAGCAAGAGCTGTGATAGCTCTTTAGCATGCTGGTAATGCTGTGGCAGCCTTGAGACAGCCTCATCTAATGCTTGGGTCATGCCGACGATATTAATCAGGCTTTCAGTGCCGGCTCTTTGTTTGTTTTCTTGATTGCCGCCATGTAAGAGGGGGGCCAACTTTAAGCCTTTATTGTATAAAAAACCAGTCCCCTTTGGTCCATGAAACTTATGGGCAGAGGCAGAGAGCAAATCAATCCCCAAATCTGCCGGCTGTATTGGGACCTTGCCAATAGCTTGGACAGCATCAACATGAAAGACAGCCTGATGCTGCTTTAGCATGCTACCAACAGCCTGAATAGGCAGCAAATCTCCCGTTTCGTTGTTAGCAAACATCATGCTGACTAAGATTGTATCCTCTCTTAAGGCAGCTTGGAGCTGATTTAGATCAATGATTCCATTTTTAGCCTCAAGGTAGGTCACCTCAAAGCCAAATCGTTCTTCCAGATAGGCCATTGTGCTTAACACGGAATGATGCTCAATAGCAGTTGTAATCAAGTGTTTGCCTTTTTCCTGATGAGCTAAGGCATAGCCCTTGATAGCAGTATTGTTACTTTCAGTACCTCCTGAGGTAAAGATAATGTGGTTTTCTGCAGCTCCTAGGCAGTTGGCAATAGCTTTTCGGCACTCTCTTAATTGTTTGTTTGCCTGCCGCCCATAAGCATGAATACTAGATGGGTTACCAAAATCATCAGCCATAGCTTCAGTCATCGCCTTGATAGCAGCCTGACTAAGCGATGTTGTAGCAGCATTATCAAAATAAATCATGATTAGTTAGTGCTTTCAGGTTTGTAAGAAAACAGTGGACTTAGTGGTTTTCTTTCGTGAATGCGAATGATAGCCTCTGCAATTAAATCACTGGCACTAAGATAGGTTACTGTTTTAGGGATACGATTTTTAGTCTTGACAGAGTCCGTGACAATGATCTCTTTGATTGGAGCAGTCTCTAAAATATCAGCTGCACCTCCTGCAAAAATCCCATGACTAGCCACTGCATAAATGTCAGTTGCGCCTGCACATTCTAGGATCTTAGCTGCCTCTGCAAAGGTTTTTCCTGTGTTGAGAATGTCATCAATCAAGATAGCCTTCTTGCCAGCAACATCACCAATCACATAGCCTTCTTCGCGCTCAGCATCGTCTTGTGCATAATCGATAATGGCAATTGGAGAGTTAAGATACTCTGCTAAGCTTCTAGCACGCTTGATACCAGAATTTTTAGGGCTGACAATAACCGTATCAGGTCCTGAGAGGCCCAGTGGATAATAGTGCTTTGCAAAAAGAGGCACTGTAAATAAATTATCAACTGGAATGTCAAAAAAGCCTTGGACCTGAACCGCATGCAAATCAAGGGTTACAACGCGATCAATCCCTGCTTTGGTCAGCATGTTTGCGACCAGCTTTGCTGTAATAGGCTCGCGAGACTTTGCAACACGATCCTGACGCGAATAACCAAAATATGGCAAAACAATATTGACTGTATTAGCACTTGCACGCTTACAAGCATCAATCATGATGAGCAGCTCCCATAGGTTATCGTTGACAGGAAAGCTTGTTGATTGAATGATATAAATATCATCACCACGAACTGTTTCTTCAATGTTAATCATGATCTCACCATCAGAAAATTGACGAGATGAGACCTTTCCAAGCGGAATACCAGCAGCCTTAGAAATTTTTTCAGCGATTGCGAGATTTGAAGTGAGTGAGAACAGCTTGATTTGCTTGTCAGCATATCGTTCAGTCATGATAAAATTAGCTCCTTACATTACATTAACGATAGAATAACAGGTTAACAGTTATTCAAGATTACAAATAGACAGTACTATTTTAACAAAAAAACAGAAAAATTTCAGTCTTTCTGTTGATTTTCTGTCCTCTCCTAGGATTTTTTAAGGGTCTTGCTAAAGCGAGCGACCTTGCTTTTGGAATATTTAAAGGTGATCTGATGCTGGGCTAAAAAGTGGTCAAAATCAACCTTTCCTCTTACAGGATCAGTCACCTCTAGCTCAAGCTCATAGTCTTTGATACCAGCATATTGATTATAATCCAGCGCTAGCTTGCCAATAGGAGTATCTGCCTCTCGACGAATGGTAGTCAGGTTTCCGAAGGTTTTTATAGCAGATAGGTCAACGTCAAGAGTGCTGATAATATCAAGGATAGCTGATTTTGGTAGCTGTCCTGTCTGAATGATAGCTTTTGCTTGGGTGTCATCAAGCTCTAAATTGTACTCGCGATTACCAACCTTTTCAGGGACTTTTAAGGTTAATTCAGCAGGAGCAGCAACAAAGGTGCGAATGCGAAGTGACATTTTATGAGCCTTGAGATCAAAATGATCAGTATCAATGTAATAATTTGTCTGGGTAACTGGTGGGACATGAGTCATTTGAGAGAGGAGGCGATTATATTCGTCCTTTGTCAGTAAGGTCTTGTATTCGATTTCTAGGTTAGTCATGCGAACGTTCCTTTTAACTATATTTTATGCTATAATAAATTGTTATCTTAATTTTATATTAATATCCGAGGTTTGACAAGAAAGGAGAGAAAGGATGGCTTTAGATTGGGAAGAATTTTTGGATCCTTATATACAAACGGTTGGCGAATTGAAAATTAAGCTGCGCGGTATCCGAAAGCAGTTTCGCAAGCAAAACCGTTATTCTCCTATTGAGTTTGTGACTGGACGTGTCAAGTCGGTTGAGAGCATCAAGGAAAAAATGGCCTTGCGTGGTGTCTTGGAAGAAAATATCGCTCAAGATATTCAAGACATCGCTGGGCTTAGGATTATGGTGCAGTTTGTGGACGATATTGAGGACGTTTTGTCCTTGCTTAGACAAAGACAGGACATGACAATTGTTTATGAGCGAGACTACATTAGAAACATGAAATCTAGTGGTTATCGCTCGTATCATGTTGTCGTTGAGTATCCTGTTGATACCATTGAGGGTCAAAAAAAGTATTAGCAGAAATTCAAATCCGTACTTTAGCAATGAATTTTTGGGCAACCATTGAGCATTCCTTGAACTACAAGTACGGTGGTGATTTTCCAGAAGAAATAAAAAAACGATTAGAGGTTACAGCAAAAATTGCTTTGGAGCTTGATGAAGAAATGCGAAAAATTCGTGAAGACATTCGTGAAGCACAATTGTTATTTGATCCTGTAACACGTCATTTGAGTGATGGTGTAGGAAATAGTGATGACACAGATGAATTATACAGATAAAGTAAAGCGCGTTGCTATCATTGCAAACGGCAAATATCAGAGTAAGCGCCTTGCCTCAAAGCTTTTTGGCGTCTTTAAGGACGATCCGAGTTTTTACCTATCCAAAAAAAATCCGGATATTGTGATTTCAATTGGCGGAGATGGCATGCTTCTATCAGCCTTTCATATGTACGAAAAAGAATTAGACAGGGTGCGATTTGTAGGCATTCACACTGGACACCTTGGTTTTTACACTGATTATCGTGATTTTGAGGTTGATCAATTGATAGCCAATCTTAGAAGAGACACCGGTGAGCAAATTTCTTACCCTATTTTAAAGGTAGTTATTACGCTTGATGACGGTCGCCTGTTTAAGGCTAGGGCTCTCAATGAAGCAACTATTAAGCGTATCGAGAAAACGATGGTTGCAGATATTATCATTAACAATGTCAAGTTTGAAAGCTTTCGTGGTGATGGCATCTCTGTATCCACACCAACTGGAAGCACAGCCTATAACAAATCCTTAGGTGGAGCTGTATTGCACCCAACGATTGAGGCCCTTCAGCTAACAGAAATCTCGAGCCTGAACAATCGTGTATTTAGAACCTTGGGGTCCTCAGTGATTATTCCTAAAAAAGATAAAATTGAGCTTGTTCCAAAAAGACTAGGCGTTTATACTGTCTCTGTTGACAATAAAACCTACCACTTAAAAAATGTGGTTAAGGTGGAATATTTTATCGGCAATGAAAAGATTCATTTTGTGTCCTCACCTAGCCACACCAGCTTTTGGGAAAGGGTTAAGGACGCTTTTATTGGGGATAGTGAATCATGAGGTTTGAATTTGTTGCAACTAAAAAAACAAAGGTAAAGACCCTTTTAAAAGAGCACGATGTGTCAAAGGGATTGCTCGCTAAGATTAAATACAAGGGTGGCAATATATGGGTAAATGGCGTTGCGCAAAATGCCATTTATTTATTGGATATTGGTGATGTGGTGGCTATTGATATTCCAAATGAGGAGTCCTTTGAGCAATTGACAGCGATTTCGCATGACCTTGATATTGTGTATGAGGACGAACATTTTCTCATTCTCAACAAGCCTGCTGGCTACGCTAGCATTCCAAGTGCTATCCATTCTAATACTATAGCTAATTTTATCAAGGCTTATTATATCAAGCAGGACTATCCCAATAAACAGGTTCATATTGTGACGCGCTTAGATCGGGATACCAGTGGCTTAATGCTCTTTGCCAAGCATGGCTATGCCCATGCCAGATTAGATAAGCAGCTACAGCAAAGAGCTATCAATAAACGCTATTATGCTCTTGTTTGTGGTCAGGAGAGGCTTCCAGATCAAGGTGAGATTATAGCTCCTATTGGCCGTACGGACGACAGCATTATCACAAGAACTGTCACGCCAAAGGGAAAGTATGCTAAGACAAGCTACAAGGTCATTGCCCGCTATCCTGAAAATGTCTCTCTAGTGGATATTACGCTGCACACTGGTCGGACCCATCAAATTAGGGTACATTTTGCTCATCTTGGTTTTCCACTTTTGGGAGATGATCTGTATGGTGGTCGATTGGACCTTGGCATGACTAGACAGGCGCTGCATTGTCACCATCTTAGCTTTACGCACCCATTTACAGAAAGTAGAAGCGATCATACAATATGCTTGACAGATGACTTTGAGAGCGTTATCATAGATTTACAGAAAAAAGATAGAGGTTAGTTAATGAGTATTCGTAATTTATTTGGTGGTTTAAGGGAAAAAATTGTCGGCAAAAACATGAAGATTGTTTTCCCTGAGGGAAATGATGAGCGTGTTGTACGTGCAGCAGCACGTCTAAAGTTTGAAGGTCTTGTTGAGCCAATTATTCTTGGTCAGGCAGATGATATTCGCAGCCTGCTAACACAGCTAGGCTTTGCTGAGCAGCACTATACAATCATTAACCCAAATGATTATGCTGATTTTGAGAAAATGAAAGCAGCCTTTGTAGAGCTTCGTAAGGTCAAGGCAACGCTTGAAGATGCTGATAGACTGCTTAGAGATGTCAATTACTTTGGTGTTATGCTGGTTAAGCTAGGCTTAGCAGATGGCATGGTTTCAGGGGCTATTCATTCAACAGCTGATACGGTGCGTCCGGCGCTTCAGATTATCAAGACAAAGCCAGGCATTTCTAGAACATCAGGTGTCTTTTTGATGAATCGCGAAAATACAGAGCAGCGTTTAGTGTTTGCTGATTGTGCCATTAATATTGACCCAACTGCTCAGGAGCTCGCAGAAATTGCGGTAAACACAGCAGATACTGCGAAAATTTTTGATATTGATCCTAAGGTTGCCATGCTTAGCTTTTCAACAATGGGCTCTGCTAAAGCCCCACAGGTTGAAAAGGTTCAAGAGGCCGTCCGTATTGCTAAGGAATTGAGGCCAGAGCTTGCTTTAGACGGTGAGCTTCAATTTGACGCAGCCTTTGTACCAAGTACAGCAGCGATCAAAGCCCCTGATTCATCAGTGGCAGGCCATGCGAATGTTTTTGTCTTCCCAGATTTACAGTCTGGAAATATTGGCTATAAGATTGCTCAGCGCTTAGGCATGTTTGATGCTATCGGACCAATCCTGCAAGGATTGAACAAGCCTGTTAATGATTTATCACGTGGCTCTAGTGCAGAGGATATTTACAAGCTAGCTATTATTACAGCAGCGCAAGCGCTTGAAAATGAGTCTATCAATTAACTGCTAATAGCCATTAAGTTCACAAGGCTTAGCTATAGTAGATGTTGCTTAAAACGAGTTGGATAAGCCAGCTCGTTTTTTCAGAAAGTGAGGAAGGAAATGACAAAGATTGCATTAGTAACAGGCGCCTCTGCTGGCTTTGGTAAAGCCATTGCAGAGCAGTTAATAGCCCAAAACATCAAGGTGATCGGAGCAGCCCGCCGCATAGAAAAGCTAAGAGAGCTAGAAGGTATTTTTGGTTCTGAGAGGTTTTATCCGCTTCAAATGGACGTTTCAGAACCAACTGCCATTGATAAAGCACTTGCAGAATTACCTAAAGAATGGCAGGCCATTGATATTTTAGTTAATAATGCAGGACTAGCCTTAGGACTTGATAAGGCCTATGAGGCTGATGTCGCCAACTGGCTAACCATGATTAATACTAATATTATTGGGCTTATCTATTTAACACGTCAGGTATTACCGCAAATGGTAAGCAGCAACAATGGCATGATCATCAATATCGGCTCAACTGCTGGCACTATTCCCTATCCGGGAGCTAATGTTTATGGGGCTTCAAAAGCCTTTGTTAAGCAGTTTTCGCTTAATTTAAGGGCAGATTTAGCAGGAACAAATATCAGGGTGACCAATATTGAGCCTGGCCTTTGTGAGGGAACAGAGTTTTCTCATGTTCGCTTTAAGGGTGACCATGAGCGTGTTAAAGCACTTTATGCAGGTGCACATGCTATTCAGCCAAGGGATATCGCAAATACTGTCTCATGGATTATTGATCAGCCAGAGCATGTTAACATTAACCGCGTGGAAATGATGCCTGTCTCACAAAGCTATGGTTCTCAGCCTGTTAGCCGTCATGACTAAGAATTACAAGAGCAGATGTAAAAGGATTGTCGAAGTGCAACCCAAAAAGACTTAAAGCCTAGCTGTTTTATAGCCTGGCTTTAAGTCTTTTTCTCTAATTTTTCTTAGAAATGATCCGAAAGAGAAGGTCCAGATGTGACATCTGACCACCCAACAATGGCCTGCCCTGTTTCTTCCAAATAGTGCTGCAGCATAGGCTTGAAGTCCAAAATCATGTCATAGACCCCAACAAATTGCTTGGTATCATCGTACAAGGCTTGATATTGCTGCATATAAATATGATCCTGTGAAGCAGTCGGAATAAGATACAGCTTACTGCCAGTTGCCGCCTTGTGCAAATCAGTCAAGATCCAATCCTCAATGACATCATGCTTATCAGAAGCAAAAAAATTGCCATTAAAGCGATGATTATCAAAGATGATCTGCCCCTGATGATCAGCAATTCTAGCCTGAAGGGGAAGATAGGTTAAAAAATGTGGGGCTAAGGCTTGGTAAAATTGCATGAGGTATTTAGCAAGTCTTAAAGTTTGCTGACTATCAGTAAAGGTATGATCACTAACGGTAAATCCTTGCTCTTTGTCTGCCTGATTAAAATAAAGTACAGGTAGTGAGGCTTCAAGGTTCTGAAAGGTAAAAATGGCCTGAGCCTTTTTGAGCTGCTCAGTAGTCAGCTGACGGACAATAGTGATATGAAACAGATAGCTAAACTCTTGTGATAAGGTGGTAAAAAAAGTCTTTTGCAGATTAT carries:
- the clcA gene encoding voltage-gated chloride channel family protein, with amino-acid sequence MENHKNEFTFSKHSIIAYVWRGILVGIIAGAIVSLFRLLIEMVSEAVVGYYHQAHSNRMLLVPIAGFSLLAVFLVGLLVKSDANIKGSGIPHVEGELKGLMSPNWWSVLWKKYLGGTIAISMGLMLGREGPSIQLGAMSAKGLAKYLKSSRLEKRVLIASGAAAGLSAAFNAPIAGLLFVVEEIYHHFSRLVWITALVASLVANFISLNIFGLRPVLAMPKAMPFLALHQYWLLLILGLVLGCLGFLYEEVILHFHRVYDFLGKSLRLAPHFHGLIVVAIILLIGYYLPQLLGGGHGLIMSLSEQKLPLLTVLAYFFIRFLGSMFSYGSGLPGGIFLPILTLGALSGTIFGLILQQIGLLDRQMIPLFLVLGMAGYFAAVSKAPLTGMILVTEMVGDLKPLMAIAVVTFVAYLVMDLLNGQPIYEAMLEKMAIKHPTDLVEPTLIELPVSEKIAGRYVRDLKLPKNVLITTQLHHKKSQVVSGDTLLISGATIFLVVNEADTGFVREVLM
- a CDS encoding lipase/acylhydrolase family protein, with the translated sequence MKKYFKQVSTIYNRGIAGIDSQWLLEHIDSHVNDLEPSHVFILIGCNDIGLGFDQSHIVSTIVDLISRIRSQSIYTRISLLSLLPVSENPAYQATVKLRTNRAIDEINQALAMIPAIEFIDLNACLKDETGGLAAAYTVDGIHLNALGYEHLAQAISPYL
- a CDS encoding membrane protein, whose product is MKFEKKQVFYVVLAFVLCYAIQANWDNGANIVTTVYKTSLPFLYGAAVAYIVNIVMSAYERAYTYTLKPFPFAMKARRGLCMLLAYFTFISLIVWIISIVIPDLIASISSLTQFDTRAIKEVISDLGHNKLIARAINYIGGDAKLTETITNYSQQLLKQFIGVLTGILTSVTAVASAIINVVISFVFSLYVLASKEELCQQATTLIDTYTGKYAKAIHYLVGLLHSRFRGFFVSQTLEAMILGSLTAIGMFILQLPFAGTIGVLVAFTALIPVVGASIGAAIGFVLIMTQSMSQAVVFIVFLVILQQIEGNFIYPRVVGGSIGLPAMWVLMAITIGAALKGIVGMIVAVPLAATLYQVVKDHIHKKQALQNRQSS
- the radC gene encoding DNA repair protein RadC encodes the protein MYSIKTDHKLMPRERLIRLGPEKLSNQEQLAILLRTGNKEKHVLELSAYLLSSLDSLADLKKFSLQELQRLSGIGKVKAIEIKAMLELADRIQIAGQAVADPVLSSAQVAEKMMIELGDKQQEHLVAIYLDSQNKIIEEKTIFIGTVRKSIAEPREILYYACKNMATSLIVVHNHPSGLTKPSANDYHFTEKIKRSCDYLGLICLDHIIVSKYDYYSFREKSDLF
- a CDS encoding glutamine amidotransferase translates to MQLINVALGGSLNQHIEGHWQKTASDCLSQEIVIEKTSPLYPIYGPRALINSFHHQSLKQVAEDLRVIARDPNDGTIEAVISCNPDIPFLGVQWHPELLQAIREEDLRLFDWFIHSF
- a CDS encoding glutamine amidotransferase, whose product is MEKVVSKTIIGITANQRGTKALDNLPCSYAPTSFIEAVTRSGGLPLLLPIGDEAAAKSYVAMVDKIILIGGQHVDPKYYHEKELHLMVIFHPSVTSLS
- the rex gene encoding redox-sensing transcriptional repressor Rex produces the protein MVIDKSIPKATAKRLSLYYRIFKRFYADQVEKASSKQIADAMGIDSATVRRDFSYFGELGRRGFGYDVTKLMNFFADLLNDHSTTHVILVGCGNIGRALLHYRFHDRNKMQIVMGFDTDDNPMVGTKTPDDIPIYGISTIKEHLDNSGIETAILTVPSIYAQEVADQLIEAGIRGILSFAPLHLQVPKGVIVQSVDLTSELQTLLYFMNQNHLD